One part of the Falco peregrinus isolate bFalPer1 chromosome 14, bFalPer1.pri, whole genome shotgun sequence genome encodes these proteins:
- the MC1R gene encoding melanocyte-stimulating hormone receptor, whose amino-acid sequence MSTLAPLRLLREPWNASEGNQSNATAGAGGAWCQGLDIPNELFLVLGLVSLVENLLVVAAILKNRNLHSPTYYFICCLAVSDMLVSVSNLAEMLFMLLMEHGVLVIHASIVRHMDNFIDMLICSSVVSSLSFLGVIAVDRYITIFYALRYHSIMTLQRAVVTMASVWLASTVSSTIFITYYNNNTILLCLISFFLFMLVLMLVLYIHMFALARHHLHSISSQQKQPTVYRSSSLKGAVTLTILLGVFFICWGPFFFHLILIVTCPTNPFCTCFFSYFNLFLILIICNSVIDPLIYAFRSQELRRTLREVVLCSW is encoded by the coding sequence ATGTCAACACTGGCCCCCCTGCGCCTGCTGCGCGAGCCCTGGAACGCCAGTGAGGGCAACCAGAGCAATGCCACGGCCGGGGCTGGTGGCGCCTGGTGCCAGGGGCTCGACATCCCCAATGAGCTCTTCcttgtgctggggctggtgagCCTGGTGGAGAACCTGCTGGTGGTGGCCGCCATCCTGAAGAACAGGAACCTGCACTCGCCCACATACTACTTTATCTGCTGCCTGGCTGTCTCTGACATGCTGGTGAGCGTCAGCAACCTGGCGGAGATGCTCTTCATGCTGCTGATGGAGCACGGTGTGCTGGTGATCCACGCCAGCATCGTCCGCCACATGGACAACTTCATCGACATGCTCATCTGCAGCTCCGTTGTgtcttccctctccttcctggggGTCATCGCTGTGGACCGCTACATCACCATCTTCTACGCCCTACGCTACCACAGCATCATGACGCTGCAACGGGCCGTGGTGACCATGGCCAGTGTCTGGCTGGCCAGCACCGTCTCCAGCACCATCTTCATCACCTACTACAACAACAACACcatcctcctctgcctcatcagcttcttcctcttcatgCTGGTCCTCATGCTGGTGCTCTACATCCACATGTTCGCCCTGGCCCGCCACCACCTCCACAGCATCTCcagccagcagaagcagcccacCGTCTAccgcagcagcagcctgaaggGAGCTGTCACACTGACCATCCTCCTGGGCGTCTTCTTCATCTGCTGGGGGCCCTTCTTCTTCCACCTCATCCTCATCGTCACCTGCCCCACCAACCCCTTCTGCACCTGCTTCTTCAGCTACTTCAAcctcttcctcatcctcatcATCTGCAATTCCGTGATCGACCCCCTCATCTACGCCTTCCGGAGCCAGGAGCTGCGGCGGACGCTGCGGGAGGTGGTGCTGTGCTCCTGGTAG